The proteins below come from a single Bacteroidia bacterium genomic window:
- a CDS encoding di-heme oxidoredictase family protein, whose product MRIIIPAKVFFLLWLVILSIACEKIIPVAPPENELLDGPIEGLSPAEQAQFLAGDIAFNDEVFTVETGLGPLFVATSCGSCHIGDGKGHPFTTLTRFGQISPNTMPDVSIGGPQLQHRAIPGYEPETVPEGSPFMKFTPPAVTGLGLLAALTDEQILEQADPNDANENGISGVPNFISPPEYFIPKWYHQPQDGKYIGRFGKKAAAIDLLQQTVGAYNQDMGITSTFEPLDVASGLITDPEVTDETVKDVVFYLRTLKAPLPRLSDDPQVMKGKSLFTAIQCSSCHTPEWTTPESDIAALSNKTFYPYTDLLLHDMGPQLDDGVTEGSAETFEWKTPALWGLGLSPDSQGGEYFLMHDGRARSIEEAILMHGGEAAESSNKYQTLNPSDKEALIQFLESL is encoded by the coding sequence ATGAGAATAATCATACCAGCCAAAGTATTTTTTCTGCTTTGGCTAGTGATCCTTTCCATCGCTTGTGAAAAGATCATTCCTGTTGCTCCTCCTGAAAATGAACTACTGGATGGCCCAATCGAAGGTTTAAGCCCCGCTGAACAGGCTCAATTCCTGGCAGGGGATATTGCCTTTAATGACGAAGTATTTACGGTTGAAACCGGACTAGGACCTTTGTTTGTTGCCACTTCATGTGGCAGTTGCCATATTGGGGATGGGAAAGGGCACCCTTTTACTACCCTAACAAGGTTTGGACAGATTTCACCCAATACAATGCCTGATGTATCCATTGGAGGTCCGCAGTTGCAACACCGGGCTATTCCTGGCTACGAACCAGAAACAGTGCCGGAAGGCTCACCTTTTATGAAATTTACCCCTCCGGCGGTTACAGGATTGGGCCTTCTCGCAGCACTGACTGACGAGCAAATCCTGGAACAAGCTGATCCCAATGACGCTAACGAGAATGGCATCTCGGGTGTGCCCAACTTTATAAGTCCTCCTGAATATTTTATTCCGAAGTGGTATCACCAGCCACAGGATGGAAAATACATTGGGCGATTTGGCAAAAAGGCAGCTGCAATAGATTTGCTTCAACAAACCGTTGGTGCCTATAATCAGGACATGGGAATCACTTCTACTTTTGAGCCACTGGATGTTGCATCTGGGTTGATTACTGATCCCGAAGTAACAGATGAGACGGTAAAAGACGTTGTGTTCTATCTTAGAACTCTGAAAGCTCCCTTGCCCAGGTTATCCGACGATCCACAGGTTATGAAAGGCAAATCCTTATTTACTGCAATCCAATGCAGTTCTTGCCATACTCCTGAATGGACAACACCCGAATCTGACATTGCTGCCTTATCCAATAAGACCTTTTATCCTTATACTGACCTGCTCCTTCACGATATGGGACCTCAGTTGGATGATGGAGTAACAGAAGGATCGGCTGAAACTTTTGAATGGAAAACTCCCGCTTTATGGGGCCTGGGCCTTTCTCCCGATTCTCAAGGAGGGGAATATTTCCTGATGCATGATGGAAGAGCCAGAAGCATCGAGGAAGCTATTTTGATGCATGGAGGGGAGGCGGCAGAAAGCAGTAATAAATACCAAACATTGAATCCGTCAGACAAGGAAGCTCTTATCCAGTTTTTAGAATCCCTGTAA
- a CDS encoding heavy metal translocating P-type ATPase, which produces MKKLQLEIPVLLPEIPDEKDRCVERLILALKPQNGIEDAHIKEGEPAQLCIHYDPQIISLNKVKTLAQQNGASLTDRYRHLLMDVKGIRHQRHARSIEQSLVRVEGIVEASVSASGVVQLEWDTQHITQKEVEIVIKKTGLKIVQATAKEHEHKDGEKHDHEHGHSEFLGENTELYFAIGSGVFWLSGVLLSFLENIPEWLTISLYVIALILGGYFTLLEAIETIRKGKFEIDFLMLVAAAGAASLGKWQEAALLLFLFSLGHALEHYAMNRARKSIAALSDLAPATAWV; this is translated from the coding sequence ATGAAAAAATTACAACTTGAAATACCCGTTCTGTTGCCAGAAATACCAGACGAAAAGGACCGATGTGTTGAGCGGTTAATTCTCGCACTAAAACCCCAAAATGGCATAGAAGATGCCCACATAAAAGAAGGTGAACCTGCTCAGCTTTGCATTCATTATGACCCTCAAATCATTTCCTTGAACAAGGTAAAAACACTTGCCCAGCAAAACGGAGCAAGTCTCACCGATCGTTATCGCCATCTTCTCATGGATGTAAAAGGCATCCGCCATCAAAGACATGCCAGGAGCATAGAGCAGTCGTTGGTGAGAGTAGAGGGGATTGTTGAAGCATCCGTTTCAGCTAGCGGAGTAGTCCAGCTAGAATGGGACACTCAGCATATTACCCAGAAGGAAGTTGAAATAGTCATCAAAAAGACGGGCCTTAAAATCGTTCAGGCAACCGCTAAGGAGCATGAGCATAAAGATGGAGAAAAACATGATCACGAACACGGACACAGTGAGTTTTTGGGAGAAAATACAGAACTCTATTTTGCCATTGGCAGTGGGGTGTTTTGGCTTTCGGGAGTACTACTGTCTTTTCTAGAAAATATTCCAGAGTGGCTTACGATTTCACTGTACGTGATCGCCCTTATATTAGGCGGTTATTTTACATTGCTCGAAGCCATAGAAACCATTCGCAAAGGAAAATTTGAGATTGATTTTCTTATGCTGGTTGCAGCAGCAGGAGCTGCTTCTTTGGGAAAATGGCAAGAGGCTGCCTTGCTCCTGTTCTTGTTTAGTCTCGGTCATGCGCTAGAGCACTATGCCATGAATCGGGCAAGAAAATCTATCGCTGCTCTTTCTGACTTAGCCCCGGCCACTGCATGGGTT
- a CDS encoding CusA/CzcA family heavy metal efflux RND transporter, whose product MIDNIIAYSIRNKFIIGLLVLGLIGWGLYSLRQLPIDAVPDITNNQVQLITQTPTLAAQEVEQFITYPVELAMQNLPGVVEIRSISRFGLSVVTVVFREDMGTYLPRQLVSEQLKVAEAEIPPGLGSPEMSPISTGLGEIYQYALHVKPGYDSLYSPMELRSIQDWIVRRQLSGVDGVVEVNSFGGFLKQYEVAVNPEQLRAMNVTMAEVYQAVEKNNQNTGGSYIEKGPNAYFVRGEGLVRSLKDIEKIPVKTVENIPVRISDVAKVQFGHSPRYGAMTSNGEGETVGGIVMMLKGANSAEVIERVQARIEQIQQSLPEGITIDPFIDRSKLVNKTIKTVSTNLIEGGLIVVFILVLLLGNLRAGLVVASVIPLAMLFAIAMMNVFGVSANLMSLGAIDFGLIVDGAVIIVESIVHRLYTQHKNQVLTQAEMDKSVRTSAIKIRNSAAFGEIIILIVYLPILALVGIEGKMFAPMAQTVSFAILGAFILSLTYVPMMSALALSKKIEVKRTIADRIIEVLQRIYDPAIRFSLRFRSLVIGVAIILFGLSLWRFSNMGGEFIPRLEEGDLAINATIKTGSSLSQTIETMNRLEGILMKFPEVEEIVTRIGAAEIPTDPMPIEAGDLIIVLKDKDEWTTTGSQEELVEKMKEAMAVIPGVNFEFSQPIELRFNELMTGVRSDIAIKIYGEDLQLLYQKGQEANAAIQVIDGVGDTKLEQIVGLPQMQVQYDRDKIAQYGLNIEDLNTLVRTAFAGEVAGVVFEGEKRFDLVVRLEKAFRQDIQNLRELYLTLPNGNSVPLNEIASIEYQNAPMQISRDDTKRRIVLGVNARGRDVESLVGEIEQTLQEKVDLPPGYYITYGGQFENLQEAKARLSVAVPVALLLIFTLLYLTFHSLGQALLIFTAIPLSAIGGIWALTLRGMPFSISAGVGFIALFGVAVLNGIVLIGYFNDLKKEGVNDVRERILEGTRVRLRPVIMTAAVASLGFLPMALSTSEGAEVQKPLATVVIGGLITATLLTLLVLPVLYRIFFDENRSKAQPSASGIILKGLFVLCLSIPLTSMAQRPLSAEEAVQLALDKHPSIQTAVLGVERQQALQKSAFDLPATSLSYGRGQFNTAALDNQWQLSQRFSLPQVYQRNGDLLKAKTDLAERAKDISENQLRREVRLAYQTWHFWLEQRNQYDSLLVYYQDFLEAADLRFQTGESNQVESQLAKAKFQQIQLDYQQVLSQIAMSHRTLQQWLSTTDSLMVPLNTVYSSFPLPGGAASNIGGNPDLIFVEQQIMVAEKSQKVAQAQLLPQFSAGYFRQQIDGASGFQGWQVGISVPLWLRAKKAESQAHAIERKVIASQAEDTRLRLSSAWDQLHRQYQTARQQLTFYETEGLKLAEDLVQSGTLAYRAGEIDYVAYIQNLDQAFALRISYLESIRKTNQAVIGLSYLLGI is encoded by the coding sequence ATGATTGATAACATTATTGCTTATTCCATTCGGAATAAGTTCATCATAGGCCTGCTGGTGTTAGGTCTGATTGGCTGGGGTTTGTACTCATTGCGGCAATTGCCCATTGATGCGGTCCCCGATATTACCAACAATCAGGTACAACTCATCACGCAGACTCCTACATTGGCCGCCCAGGAGGTAGAACAGTTTATTACCTATCCTGTAGAACTGGCCATGCAAAATTTGCCGGGGGTGGTCGAAATCCGATCTATCTCCCGCTTTGGCCTATCCGTAGTAACGGTGGTCTTTAGAGAAGACATGGGGACCTATTTACCCCGTCAATTGGTCTCTGAACAATTAAAGGTTGCAGAAGCAGAAATTCCTCCTGGACTTGGTAGCCCGGAAATGTCGCCCATCTCAACGGGCCTGGGAGAGATCTATCAATACGCCCTACATGTTAAACCTGGCTATGACAGCCTGTATTCTCCTATGGAACTGAGAAGTATCCAGGATTGGATTGTCAGGCGACAACTCTCTGGTGTTGATGGAGTCGTCGAGGTTAACAGTTTTGGAGGCTTTCTCAAACAGTACGAAGTTGCGGTAAATCCCGAGCAGCTTCGGGCCATGAATGTAACTATGGCTGAAGTATATCAGGCCGTTGAGAAAAACAATCAAAACACCGGAGGAAGCTATATCGAAAAAGGACCCAATGCCTATTTCGTTCGCGGTGAGGGCCTGGTCAGATCCCTCAAAGACATTGAAAAAATTCCTGTCAAAACCGTCGAAAACATCCCGGTTCGCATTTCAGATGTCGCCAAAGTCCAGTTTGGTCATAGCCCTCGCTATGGAGCCATGACCAGTAATGGCGAAGGGGAAACTGTCGGTGGGATCGTCATGATGCTCAAGGGAGCCAATTCAGCAGAAGTAATCGAGCGGGTACAAGCCCGAATTGAGCAAATACAGCAAAGCCTGCCTGAAGGCATTACCATTGATCCCTTTATTGACCGAAGTAAACTGGTTAACAAAACTATCAAAACAGTAAGTACTAATCTGATCGAGGGTGGACTGATCGTCGTATTTATCCTGGTTCTACTGTTGGGTAATCTCCGCGCCGGTTTGGTGGTAGCTTCTGTCATTCCCCTGGCCATGCTCTTTGCCATTGCTATGATGAATGTTTTTGGCGTTTCAGCTAACCTCATGAGCCTGGGGGCCATTGATTTTGGTCTCATTGTAGATGGAGCGGTCATCATTGTAGAAAGTATTGTACATAGGCTTTATACCCAGCATAAAAACCAGGTGCTGACGCAGGCAGAAATGGACAAATCAGTCAGAACCTCTGCTATCAAAATCCGAAACTCTGCGGCTTTTGGGGAAATCATCATTTTGATTGTCTATCTCCCTATCCTGGCCCTGGTAGGGATCGAAGGAAAGATGTTTGCTCCCATGGCCCAAACGGTAAGCTTTGCCATTTTGGGAGCCTTTATTCTTTCCCTGACCTATGTTCCGATGATGTCTGCGCTAGCTTTATCCAAAAAAATAGAAGTAAAGCGCACCATTGCTGATCGTATTATAGAGGTACTCCAACGAATATATGATCCCGCCATTCGGTTTTCTCTTCGATTCCGCTCGCTAGTCATTGGGGTAGCAATTATACTATTTGGCCTCAGCCTTTGGCGGTTCTCGAATATGGGGGGAGAATTTATTCCTCGCCTGGAGGAAGGCGATCTGGCCATCAATGCCACCATCAAAACCGGAAGTTCACTTAGTCAGACTATCGAAACGATGAACCGCCTGGAAGGAATTTTGATGAAGTTTCCAGAGGTAGAAGAAATCGTTACCCGGATTGGCGCAGCAGAAATTCCCACAGACCCGATGCCTATCGAAGCTGGTGATTTGATTATCGTCTTGAAAGACAAGGACGAATGGACAACCACAGGGAGCCAGGAAGAACTGGTCGAAAAAATGAAGGAGGCTATGGCAGTAATTCCCGGAGTCAATTTTGAGTTTTCCCAGCCCATTGAACTTCGATTCAACGAACTCATGACGGGAGTACGCTCTGACATTGCGATCAAGATTTACGGGGAAGATCTGCAGCTCTTGTATCAAAAAGGACAGGAGGCCAATGCAGCCATTCAAGTCATAGACGGAGTGGGTGATACCAAATTAGAACAAATCGTTGGCCTTCCCCAAATGCAGGTACAGTACGATCGAGATAAAATCGCTCAATATGGATTAAATATTGAGGATTTGAATACCTTGGTGCGAACTGCTTTTGCTGGCGAGGTTGCAGGAGTGGTGTTTGAAGGGGAAAAACGTTTTGACCTGGTTGTAAGGCTGGAAAAGGCCTTCCGGCAAGACATTCAAAACCTGCGTGAACTGTACTTAACTCTCCCCAATGGGAACAGTGTTCCTCTTAATGAAATTGCAAGCATTGAATACCAAAATGCGCCCATGCAGATCAGCCGGGACGACACCAAACGTCGGATTGTCCTGGGAGTGAATGCCAGAGGAAGGGACGTAGAAAGTCTGGTTGGTGAAATTGAACAAACCCTTCAGGAGAAGGTTGATCTTCCACCTGGCTATTATATTACCTATGGCGGTCAGTTTGAAAACCTGCAGGAAGCCAAAGCCAGGCTGAGCGTTGCTGTGCCAGTGGCCTTGCTCCTTATCTTTACTCTACTCTATCTGACCTTTCATTCTCTTGGGCAGGCTTTGCTTATTTTCACCGCGATTCCGCTTTCAGCCATTGGAGGCATTTGGGCACTTACCCTACGCGGTATGCCTTTCAGTATTTCGGCGGGGGTTGGTTTTATTGCCCTGTTTGGCGTCGCAGTACTTAACGGGATTGTCCTGATTGGCTATTTCAATGATCTTAAAAAAGAAGGTGTGAATGACGTCAGAGAACGCATCCTGGAAGGAACCCGTGTGCGTCTGCGCCCTGTCATCATGACTGCTGCCGTTGCCTCATTGGGATTTTTACCGATGGCTCTTTCAACTTCAGAAGGCGCAGAGGTGCAAAAACCCTTGGCAACTGTTGTCATCGGAGGCTTGATAACAGCCACTTTGCTTACGCTTCTAGTGCTGCCTGTTTTATATCGGATTTTTTTTGATGAGAACCGCTCAAAAGCACAGCCTTCTGCTTCCGGGATAATTTTGAAGGGATTATTTGTTTTATGCCTAAGTATTCCACTAACTAGTATGGCACAACGTCCCCTGAGCGCTGAAGAAGCAGTGCAGTTGGCTTTAGACAAGCATCCTTCAATACAAACAGCGGTTCTTGGAGTGGAAAGACAACAAGCTCTTCAAAAAAGTGCCTTTGATCTTCCAGCGACATCACTTTCTTATGGTCGCGGACAGTTTAATACTGCTGCCCTGGATAATCAATGGCAGTTAAGTCAACGTTTTTCGCTTCCACAGGTATATCAGCGCAATGGCGATCTGTTAAAAGCGAAGACAGACTTAGCAGAACGAGCCAAAGACATCAGTGAAAACCAACTCCGCAGAGAAGTACGTTTGGCTTATCAAACCTGGCATTTCTGGCTTGAACAGCGAAATCAATATGATTCTCTGCTTGTGTACTATCAAGATTTCCTGGAAGCTGCGGATCTCCGTTTTCAGACTGGGGAAAGCAATCAAGTGGAAAGCCAATTGGCAAAAGCAAAATTCCAGCAAATTCAGCTGGACTATCAGCAAGTGCTCAGTCAGATAGCCATGAGCCACCGGACTTTGCAGCAATGGCTCAGTACCACTGATTCGCTCATGGTTCCGCTTAATACGGTTTATTCTTCGTTTCCTTTACCGGGAGGTGCTGCAAGTAATATTGGGGGAAACCCTGATCTGATTTTTGTTGAGCAGCAAATTATGGTAGCCGAAAAATCACAGAAGGTCGCTCAAGCGCAGCTTTTGCCCCAATTCTCAGCTGGATACTTTCGCCAGCAAATTGATGGAGCTAGTGGTTTTCAAGGATGGCAGGTAGGCATATCGGTTCCCTTGTGGTTGCGGGCAAAGAAGGCTGAAAGTCAAGCGCATGCCATCGAGCGGAAAGTGATTGCTAGTCAGGCTGAAGATACCCGATTAAGACTTAGTTCAGCCTGGGATCAGCTACATCGGCAATATCAAACCGCCAGGCAACAACTTACCTTCTATGAAACAGAAGGCCTTAAGCTGGCAGAGGATCTAGTCCAAAGTGGAACTCTGGCTTACCGGGCTGGCGAGATTGATTATGTGGCCTATATCCAGAACCTCGATCAAGCCTTTGCGCTCAGGATTTCCTATTTGGAAAGCATACGAAAAACCAATCAGGCCGTTATTGGCCTATCTTATCTCTTAGGTATCTAA
- a CDS encoding DUF6660 family protein: MRILSYIMSFYMLLMAFYPCLDIEPVAQDDSHLVSISENDLLNPSPAEDEGEHDEGHCSPYCMCHCCHTHIVIGDLPLFPLVSIQSPPHGFYSNLRTNEVILPFLRPPIKLS, encoded by the coding sequence ATGAGAATCTTGTCCTACATAATGAGTTTCTATATGCTGCTTATGGCATTTTATCCTTGCCTGGATATAGAGCCAGTTGCACAGGATGATTCTCACCTGGTAAGCATCAGTGAAAACGATCTATTAAATCCTTCTCCTGCTGAGGATGAAGGTGAACATGATGAAGGACACTGTTCTCCCTATTGTATGTGTCATTGTTGCCACACCCATATCGTTATTGGCGATTTGCCCTTATTTCCACTTGTATCAATCCAATCTCCTCCTCATGGGTTTTATTCCAACCTGAGAACCAACGAGGTGATTCTTCCGTTTCTTCGCCCTCCTATAAAGCTTAGCTGA
- a CDS encoding Rieske (2Fe-2S) protein — translation MKRKEFLSTCGSVCLGLTGIPILLQSCIGTKFLDGTLTESYLEIPLSAFEIIKKEEKRFRKYVVVQHSKLQYPISVYRFSSSEYQALWMRCTHQGTELRAYNNRLQCPAHGSEFTQRGEVQDGPADASLRTFPVIIETNTLKIHLA, via the coding sequence ATGAAAAGAAAAGAGTTTTTATCGACTTGTGGTTCAGTTTGCCTAGGCTTAACGGGCATTCCGATTCTTCTGCAAAGCTGTATAGGGACTAAATTCCTAGATGGAACGCTAACTGAATCTTACTTGGAAATCCCGCTGAGTGCTTTCGAAATCATAAAGAAAGAAGAAAAAAGATTTCGCAAGTATGTAGTGGTCCAGCATAGCAAACTTCAGTATCCTATTAGTGTATACAGGTTTTCATCATCTGAGTATCAGGCCTTATGGATGAGATGTACCCATCAGGGTACTGAGTTACGCGCTTATAACAATCGGCTCCAATGCCCTGCACATGGTAGTGAATTTACTCAAAGGGGTGAAGTGCAAGATGGCCCTGCAGATGCATCTCTGCGAACATTTCCTGTTATCATTGAAACTAACACCCTCAAAATACATCTGGCATGA
- a CDS encoding GNAT family N-acetyltransferase, translating into MNKEFTFQSYQGAEVFDKIEKETLKLNWERLLKIQTKLSVFQGYDFVTTWYKSYSGFFTPLLFLAWDDDNELVGLLPLAIHKEKNYVVCAGDELAEYHGFIAEADYEESFGIHCLKTLKKDFSFGHWRLGWVAPDSNSSWTNKESLTKHGIYCHLEIATDPVWNLENPAKLKKIKKRANVKRCYRQYNERGNFRYERISGTDRMEFLLKEFSRQSDFKKEALFGKRLFETDPHITDFLIALQEFPEMSHFSVLWLDDKPIAFNHGYVDGKELCLAGYTSYDPSESRNSPGKLHLIELAQSGPEEGYTLIDLTPGKDGYKSRFANHMREVKKMTFYFNARAKAFGDLKHGLKENGFRLFAKAGVNDYDVKFWKTELRAYLKRLSKSGLKGLVHLCLNFIQRKHEYRVFQVMKPQGIPEALGLGESYAIKRNDFSDLVNYHEPLYYVSRKTLFQKSLTRFSRGDKLYSLTQNGKLVFLVWVRNGKYELKLPGAKYSHQFPENSHVAYGFCGFGDKVPQETLDAFYQEIIKDCNSLGIAQIYFCFGLEDIASQEFVKNRGLEKRFTHSHWQRFYFMNKSSHVEHAEHVDLIHA; encoded by the coding sequence ATGAACAAGGAATTTACTTTTCAGTCTTATCAAGGGGCAGAAGTCTTTGATAAGATTGAGAAAGAAACACTTAAGCTCAACTGGGAAAGATTATTAAAAATACAAACGAAGCTTTCAGTTTTTCAAGGCTATGATTTTGTAACTACTTGGTACAAAAGCTACTCAGGATTTTTTACCCCATTACTTTTTTTAGCTTGGGACGATGACAACGAATTGGTGGGTCTATTACCTTTGGCTATACACAAAGAAAAGAACTATGTGGTTTGTGCAGGTGATGAACTTGCAGAGTACCATGGGTTTATTGCTGAAGCAGATTATGAGGAATCATTTGGAATACATTGCCTAAAAACCTTAAAGAAAGATTTTTCTTTTGGACATTGGCGATTGGGTTGGGTTGCTCCGGACTCCAATAGTTCCTGGACTAACAAAGAATCCTTGACTAAACATGGGATTTATTGTCATTTAGAGATTGCTACGGATCCTGTTTGGAATTTGGAAAATCCTGCCAAGCTGAAAAAAATAAAGAAACGGGCGAACGTAAAACGATGTTACCGTCAGTACAATGAACGGGGGAATTTTCGATACGAACGCATTTCAGGAACCGATAGGATGGAATTTCTTTTAAAGGAATTTTCCCGGCAAAGTGATTTCAAAAAAGAAGCCCTCTTTGGAAAAAGACTGTTTGAAACAGATCCTCATATAACGGATTTTTTAATAGCTCTACAGGAATTCCCAGAGATGAGTCATTTCTCTGTACTGTGGTTAGATGACAAACCTATTGCTTTTAACCATGGCTATGTAGACGGCAAAGAACTTTGTCTAGCGGGTTATACAAGCTACGATCCTTCTGAAAGCCGAAATTCTCCGGGAAAACTTCACTTGATAGAGCTGGCGCAGTCTGGGCCTGAAGAAGGATATACACTCATTGACTTGACTCCCGGAAAAGACGGATACAAAAGCCGCTTTGCAAACCATATGCGGGAAGTGAAAAAAATGACCTTTTACTTTAATGCGCGAGCCAAGGCTTTTGGTGATTTGAAACATGGGTTAAAAGAAAACGGTTTTCGTTTGTTCGCCAAAGCTGGAGTAAATGATTATGATGTCAAGTTTTGGAAAACCGAACTGAGGGCATATCTCAAAAGGTTGTCAAAAAGCGGGTTAAAGGGATTGGTTCATTTATGTTTGAACTTTATCCAAAGAAAGCATGAATATCGAGTCTTTCAAGTAATGAAACCTCAAGGGATTCCCGAGGCCTTAGGTCTGGGAGAGTCCTATGCGATTAAAAGGAATGACTTCTCGGACTTGGTTAACTACCATGAACCGCTGTACTATGTTTCCAGAAAAACCTTATTCCAAAAGTCATTAACACGCTTTTCGAGAGGAGATAAATTATACTCTCTGACACAAAATGGAAAACTTGTTTTTCTGGTCTGGGTGAGGAATGGTAAATATGAACTTAAATTGCCTGGAGCGAAGTATTCTCATCAATTCCCTGAAAATAGTCATGTTGCTTACGGATTTTGTGGCTTTGGAGACAAGGTGCCACAGGAAACCTTAGATGCTTTTTATCAGGAGATCATCAAAGATTGTAACAGCTTGGGAATCGCACAAATCTATTTCTGTTTTGGTTTAGAAGATATAGCCTCCCAAGAATTTGTCAAAAACAGAGGACTTGAAAAAAGGTTTACCCATTCGCATTGGCAAAGGTTCTACTTTATGAATAAGTCCTCCCATGTCGAACATGCAGAACATGTAGATCTTATTCACGCATAA
- a CDS encoding efflux RND transporter periplasmic adaptor subunit, whose amino-acid sequence MQRISYYIFLIAAVISILLFSSCDSKTASTEATLTEDEHEEEAGPEGIAIFTSQQIEATGLKTGSFQEMKLAGYVKANGMLDLPPSNQAAINPPHKGFVEKTRFLEGDYIKKGTVLAELSHPDYLQLQQEYLEVKSRLTFLALELERQRTLAAAHVSAKKKLQETEAEFNAMTAKQTGLKERLNYIGISTQNLETGTIQRRIAIRAPFSGYITKVNIRLGALVEPENTMYEMVDNRHMHLELKVFEKDLFRIKKGQRITFRLPTQGNKTYEGDVHLIGKEFDQDNRTVNIHGHLTEEHSEFIGGLYAEAQIWLDALTVPALPESAIVSEEGQSYIFVELPEDVSLEESEDHNESQFRKVLVRTGVTENGFTEVYSIESLPPDVKVVLSGAYYLMAEMNKGEAEEDH is encoded by the coding sequence ATGCAAAGAATTTCATATTATATATTCCTCATAGCTGCTGTAATAAGCATTTTGCTCTTCAGTAGCTGTGATTCAAAAACGGCTTCTACTGAGGCGACATTGACTGAAGATGAACACGAAGAAGAGGCTGGTCCTGAAGGGATCGCTATCTTTACCAGCCAGCAGATTGAAGCGACAGGACTTAAAACAGGTAGCTTCCAGGAAATGAAACTGGCTGGGTATGTTAAAGCTAATGGGATGCTGGATTTACCCCCTTCCAATCAGGCAGCTATCAATCCTCCCCACAAAGGCTTTGTCGAAAAGACACGCTTTCTCGAAGGTGATTACATCAAAAAGGGAACTGTTTTAGCCGAACTATCGCATCCTGATTACCTACAACTCCAACAAGAATATTTGGAAGTGAAGAGTCGTTTGACATTCCTGGCCCTGGAACTAGAGCGGCAGCGAACCTTGGCGGCTGCTCATGTTAGTGCCAAGAAAAAATTGCAGGAAACAGAGGCAGAATTCAATGCGATGACTGCGAAGCAAACGGGCCTAAAAGAACGCCTCAACTATATTGGGATTTCAACCCAAAACCTGGAGACAGGTACCATACAGCGGAGGATTGCCATTCGGGCACCCTTTTCTGGTTATATCACTAAGGTAAATATTCGCCTTGGAGCCTTAGTTGAACCAGAAAACACCATGTATGAGATGGTTGATAATCGGCACATGCATTTAGAACTCAAGGTATTTGAAAAAGATTTGTTTCGGATCAAAAAAGGGCAAAGAATCACCTTCCGACTACCTACTCAGGGAAACAAAACCTATGAAGGCGATGTGCATTTGATTGGGAAAGAATTTGATCAAGATAACCGCACGGTCAATATTCATGGCCATCTGACAGAGGAACACTCTGAATTTATCGGGGGCTTATATGCAGAAGCGCAAATCTGGTTGGATGCCCTTACGGTCCCCGCACTTCCTGAATCAGCCATCGTCAGCGAGGAAGGACAGTCCTATATCTTTGTCGAGTTACCCGAAGATGTATCTCTCGAAGAGTCAGAAGACCATAATGAGAGTCAATTTCGCAAAGTGTTGGTACGGACCGGGGTAACGGAAAACGGCTTTACAGAGGTATATTCGATAGAGTCCCTTCCTCCTGATGTCAAAGTTGTCCTCTCAGGAGCTTATTATCTGATGGCAGAAATGAATAAAGGCGAGGCAGAGGAGGATCATTAA